A DNA window from Pseudomonas sp. GD03919 contains the following coding sequences:
- the sbcB gene encoding exodeoxyribonuclease I, with protein sequence MTSSIFWYDYETTGINPRCDRPLQVAGIRTDEALNEIGEPLNIYCRPSDDILPHPAACLVTGIDPQRLQQQGLDEGEFMTRVHAALSAPGTCGAGYNSLRFDDEVTRYSLYRNFFDPYAREWQGGNSRWDLIDLVRTAYALRPEGIEWPEEEGRVSLKLERLTQANGIDHGQAHDALSDVRATIGLARLLRERQTKLYDFLYQLRSKQRVMDQVRLLQPVLHVSGRFSAARHYLAPVLPLAWHPRNRNALIVCDLQADPSPLLNLDADTLRSRLYTRREALAEGELPVPLKLLHINRCPVVAPLSVLREADRQRLQLDWSVCQRHIDVLKNEQPLWLGKLASVYREEAFAGSHDPEQQLYDGFIGDRDRRLCEQVRAAQPDALANNKKWPFDDARLPELLFRYRARNFPASLSVAESQRWEAFCRQRLSDPEFGAPNTLAQFYAAMESLRANCSPEQLQVLQQWQAHAQALQARLAISSVGI encoded by the coding sequence ATGACTTCCAGCATCTTCTGGTACGACTACGAAACCACCGGTATCAATCCGCGGTGTGACCGTCCGCTGCAGGTGGCGGGCATTCGTACCGACGAGGCGCTGAACGAGATCGGCGAGCCGCTGAACATCTATTGCCGGCCCAGCGATGACATCCTGCCGCACCCGGCCGCCTGCCTGGTCACCGGTATCGACCCGCAGCGTCTGCAACAACAGGGGCTGGACGAGGGGGAGTTCATGACCCGTGTGCATGCCGCGTTATCGGCGCCCGGCACCTGTGGTGCGGGATACAACAGCCTGCGCTTCGATGATGAGGTGACGCGTTACAGCCTGTATCGCAACTTCTTCGACCCTTACGCGCGCGAATGGCAGGGCGGCAACAGCCGCTGGGATCTGATCGATCTGGTACGCACTGCTTACGCACTGCGGCCCGAAGGCATCGAATGGCCTGAGGAGGAGGGGCGCGTATCGCTCAAGCTGGAGCGGCTGACCCAGGCCAACGGCATCGATCACGGCCAGGCGCACGATGCGCTGTCCGACGTACGCGCCACCATTGGCCTGGCACGGCTGCTGCGCGAGCGGCAAACAAAACTGTACGACTTCCTCTATCAGCTGCGCAGCAAGCAGCGGGTCATGGATCAGGTTCGCCTGCTGCAGCCAGTGCTGCACGTTTCCGGGCGTTTCTCGGCGGCACGTCATTATCTGGCGCCGGTCCTGCCGCTGGCCTGGCATCCGCGCAATCGCAACGCACTGATCGTCTGTGATCTGCAGGCCGATCCGTCGCCCTTGCTGAATCTGGATGCCGACACGCTGCGCAGTCGCCTCTACACGCGGCGTGAGGCGCTTGCCGAAGGCGAGTTGCCGGTACCGCTGAAACTGCTGCATATCAACCGCTGTCCGGTGGTGGCGCCGCTGTCGGTGTTGCGTGAGGCGGATCGGCAGCGTTTGCAGTTGGACTGGTCGGTTTGTCAGCGCCATATTGACGTGTTGAAGAATGAACAGCCATTGTGGCTGGGCAAGTTGGCGAGTGTTTACCGAGAAGAGGCCTTTGCAGGCAGTCACGATCCCGAGCAACAGCTGTACGATGGTTTTATCGGTGATCGTGATCGTCGTTTGTGTGAGCAGGTACGTGCCGCACAACCTGACGCATTGGCCAACAATAAAAAATGGCCGTTCGATGATGCACGACTGCCCGAGTTGTTGTTTCGTTATCGGGCGCGCAATTTTCCGGCCAGTCTGTCCGTCGCTGAGTCTCAGCGCTGGGAAGCATTCTGTCGGCAGCGTTTGAGTGATCCAGAGTTCGGTGCACCCAATACCCTGGCGCAATTTTATGCGGCAATGGAGTCGCTGCGGGCTAACTGCAGCCCCGAGCAATTGCAAGTGTTGCAGCAATGGCAGGCTCATGCGCAGGCGTTGCAGGCGCGTTTGGCTATAAGTTCCGTAGGGATTTAA
- the mvaT gene encoding histone-like nucleoid-structuring protein MvaT has translation MSLINEYRATEEAIKELQERLKNLSQDDKLKKELEFEGKLRTLMGEYQKSLRDIIALLDPEAKTAKGVRAAKPAVVKRARKVKQYKNPHSGEVIETKGGNHKILKEWKAKWGADVVEGWATLLG, from the coding sequence ATGTCGCTGATCAATGAATACCGCGCCACAGAAGAAGCCATCAAAGAACTGCAAGAGCGTCTGAAGAACCTGTCGCAAGACGACAAGCTGAAGAAAGAACTGGAATTCGAAGGCAAACTGCGCACCCTGATGGGCGAATATCAGAAGTCGCTGCGCGATATCATCGCCCTGCTCGACCCTGAAGCCAAGACTGCCAAAGGCGTTCGTGCAGCCAAACCTGCCGTCGTCAAGCGCGCACGCAAGGTCAAGCAGTACAAAAACCCGCACAGCGGCGAAGTGATCGAAACCAAAGGCGGCAACCACAAGATCCTGAAAGAGTGGAAAGCCAAGTGGGGCGCCGACGTCGTCGAAGGCTGGGCCACGCTGCTGGGCTAA
- the purU gene encoding formyltetrahydrofolate deformylase, with the protein MRTFRLVISCPDRVGIVAKVSNFLATYNGWITEASHHSDTQSGWFFMRHEIRADSLPFDLDGFKQAFAPIAREFSMEWRITDSAQKKRVVLMASRESHCLADLLHRWHSNELDCEIPCVIANHDDLRSMVEWHGIPYFHVPVDPKDKAPAFAEVERLVKAHQADVIVLARYMQILPPALCAEFAQRVINIHHSFLPSFVGAKPYHQASLRGVKLIGATSHYVTEELDAGPIIEQDVVRVTHRDDIEEMVRLGKDVEKMVLARGLRYHLEDRVLVHDNKTVVFD; encoded by the coding sequence ATGCGTACGTTCAGATTGGTCATCTCTTGCCCTGACCGCGTCGGCATCGTTGCCAAAGTCAGTAATTTTCTCGCCACCTACAACGGTTGGATTACCGAAGCCAGTCACCATTCCGACACGCAGAGTGGCTGGTTTTTCATGCGTCACGAAATCCGTGCCGACTCACTGCCGTTCGATCTCGATGGCTTCAAGCAGGCCTTCGCGCCGATTGCCCGCGAATTCTCGATGGAGTGGCGCATTACCGATTCGGCGCAGAAGAAGCGCGTGGTGCTGATGGCCAGCCGCGAGTCGCACTGCCTGGCCGATCTGCTGCACCGTTGGCACAGCAACGAGCTCGATTGCGAGATCCCCTGCGTGATCGCCAACCACGACGATCTGCGCAGCATGGTCGAGTGGCATGGCATTCCGTACTTCCATGTGCCGGTCGATCCCAAGGACAAGGCTCCGGCCTTCGCCGAAGTGGAGCGTCTGGTCAAGGCGCACCAGGCTGATGTCATCGTCCTGGCGCGCTACATGCAGATTCTGCCGCCGGCACTATGCGCCGAGTTCGCTCAGCGGGTGATCAACATTCATCACAGCTTCCTGCCGTCCTTCGTGGGCGCCAAACCCTATCACCAGGCCTCGCTGCGTGGCGTCAAGCTGATTGGCGCGACCTCGCACTATGTCACCGAAGAGCTGGACGCCGGCCCGATCATCGAGCAGGACGTGGTTCGGGTGACCCATCGCGACGATATCGAGGAAATGGTGCGTCTGGGCAAGGACGTGGAGAAAATGGTGCTGGCGCGTGGGCTACGCTATCACTTGGAAGACCGAGTGCTGGTGCACGACAACAAGACGGTGGTATTCGACTGA
- a CDS encoding CBS domain-containing protein produces the protein MLKSIKVRDYMTRHLVTFRSDTDLFTAINRLLEHRISGAPVVDSQGHLIGLLSEGDCLRGILSGAYYEAVGGTVSTYMTTEVETVTPEADIIELSERFLRGQRRRLPVIEHGRLVGQISRHDVLRAVKEFAQHEQGELNIG, from the coding sequence ATGCTCAAGTCCATCAAGGTGCGCGACTACATGACTCGCCATCTGGTGACCTTCAGGTCGGATACCGATCTGTTCACTGCCATCAATCGACTGCTGGAGCACCGTATTTCCGGTGCTCCGGTGGTCGACTCCCAGGGCCACCTGATTGGCCTGTTGTCCGAGGGCGACTGCCTGCGCGGCATTCTCTCCGGCGCCTACTACGAAGCAGTCGGTGGCACCGTCAGTACCTACATGACCACCGAGGTGGAGACGGTCACGCCCGAGGCTGACATCATCGAGCTGTCGGAGCGCTTCCTGCGTGGCCAGCGGCGGCGTCTGCCGGTAATCGAGCATGGGCGCCTGGTCGGGCAGATCAGTCGCCATGATGTGCTGCGCGCAGTCAAGGAGTTCGCCCAGCATGAGCAGGGCGAGCTGAACATTGGTTGA
- a CDS encoding methyl-accepting chemotaxis protein, which translates to MNKNLQFSHKILLAASLVVIVAFSLFTLYNDYLQRNAIREDLENYLHEMGNVTASNIQNWLSGRILLVESAAQSISNDSEQERVIKLLEQKALTSSFAFTYLGTESGGFTMRPDEQMPADYDPRSRPWYKDAMAAGNTTLTEPYMDAATSELIMTVATPARPAGVVGGDLSLQTLVDIINALDFDGIGHAFLVSADGKVLVHPDKDLVMKNLKEIYPQDTPSISKAFSESTLNGAPRILTFTPVQGLPSVNWHVGLSIDKAKAYAMLSEFRASAIVATVIAVVLIIALLGLLIRVLMQPLTAMGKAMEDIAQGEGDLTKRLTIQSNDEFGALARSFNQFVERIHSSIREVSSATVQVNEVAKLVVNASNSSMANSDEQSSRTNSVAAAINQLGAAAQEIARNAADASSRASDARHQAEDGGKVVQQAIRSMSELSDKISDACAKIEMLNSKTVDIGQILEVIKSISQQTNLLALNAAIEAARAGEAGRGFAVVADEVRNLAHRTQESAQEIEKMIEELQVGSRESVTTMTESQRHSEDSVQIANQAGERLETVTARIGEIDGMNQSVATATEEQTSVIESLNMDIIEINTLNQEGVENLQATLRACDDLEQQAVRLKHLVDSFRI; encoded by the coding sequence ATGAACAAAAACCTGCAGTTCAGCCACAAGATTTTGCTCGCCGCCTCCCTTGTGGTCATCGTCGCCTTTTCCCTGTTCACTCTCTACAACGATTACCTGCAACGCAATGCCATCCGCGAAGACCTGGAGAACTACCTGCATGAAATGGGCAATGTAACGGCCAGCAATATTCAAAACTGGTTGTCCGGGCGCATCCTGCTGGTGGAAAGCGCCGCCCAGTCGATCAGCAATGACAGCGAGCAGGAGCGCGTGATCAAACTGCTGGAACAGAAGGCGCTAACCTCTTCCTTCGCCTTTACCTACCTGGGCACCGAGAGCGGCGGCTTCACCATGCGCCCGGATGAGCAGATGCCCGCCGACTACGACCCACGCAGCCGCCCCTGGTACAAGGACGCCATGGCTGCCGGCAACACGACCCTGACCGAACCTTACATGGATGCAGCAACCAGCGAGCTGATCATGACCGTTGCCACCCCGGCCAGGCCCGCTGGCGTGGTCGGCGGCGATCTGAGCCTGCAAACCTTGGTCGATATCATCAATGCCCTGGATTTCGACGGCATCGGCCATGCCTTCCTGGTCAGTGCCGACGGCAAGGTTCTGGTGCACCCGGACAAAGACCTGGTCATGAAGAACCTCAAGGAGATCTATCCACAGGACACCCCGAGCATCAGCAAGGCATTCAGCGAATCCACACTGAACGGTGCCCCCCGTATCCTTACCTTCACCCCGGTTCAGGGGCTGCCCTCGGTCAACTGGCACGTAGGCCTGTCCATCGACAAGGCCAAGGCCTACGCGATGCTCAGCGAGTTCCGCGCCTCAGCCATCGTCGCCACGGTGATTGCCGTGGTACTGATCATTGCCCTGCTCGGCTTGCTGATCCGCGTGCTGATGCAGCCGCTGACCGCCATGGGCAAGGCCATGGAGGACATTGCCCAGGGTGAAGGAGACCTGACCAAGCGTCTGACGATCCAGTCCAACGATGAATTTGGCGCGCTGGCGCGCTCTTTCAACCAGTTCGTCGAACGTATCCACAGCTCCATCCGCGAGGTGTCTTCGGCGACCGTCCAGGTCAACGAAGTCGCGAAACTGGTGGTCAATGCCTCCAACTCATCGATGGCCAACTCCGACGAACAGTCCAGCCGCACCAACAGCGTGGCTGCGGCAATCAACCAACTCGGCGCCGCCGCGCAGGAAATCGCCCGCAACGCCGCTGACGCCTCAAGCCGGGCCTCGGATGCACGGCATCAGGCCGAGGACGGCGGCAAGGTGGTGCAGCAGGCGATCCGCTCGATGAGCGAACTCTCCGACAAGATCAGCGACGCCTGCGCCAAGATCGAGATGCTCAACAGCAAGACCGTGGATATTGGTCAGATTCTCGAAGTGATCAAAAGCATCTCCCAGCAGACCAACCTGCTAGCACTCAACGCCGCCATTGAAGCAGCCCGTGCCGGCGAGGCGGGACGCGGTTTCGCCGTGGTCGCCGACGAGGTGCGCAACCTGGCGCACCGCACCCAGGAGTCGGCACAGGAAATCGAGAAGATGATCGAGGAACTGCAGGTCGGTTCACGCGAATCGGTCACCACCATGACCGAAAGCCAGCGCCACAGTGAAGACAGCGTGCAAATTGCCAATCAGGCTGGTGAGCGCCTGGAGACTGTGACGGCCCGTATCGGCGAGATCGACGGCATGAACCAGTCGGTAGCGACTGCGACCGAAGAACAAACCTCGGTGATCGAATCACTGAACATGGACATCATCGAGATCAATACCCTGAATCAGGAAGGCGTGGAAAACCTGCAAGCGACATTGCGCGCCTGCGACGACCTGGAACAACAGGCCGTACGCCTCAAGCACCTGGTCGACAGCTTCCGTATCTAG
- a CDS encoding helicase HerA-like domain-containing protein, whose amino-acid sequence MPLISQFVLGAGSDGQAVAQPLRLANRHGLIAGATGTGKTVTLQRLIETFSDAGVAVFAADVKGDLCGLGAAGAPQGKVAERIASMPWLNHQPQAYPVTLWDVHGLSGHPLRTTLSEMGPLLLGALLELTDSQQAALYAAFKVADREGLLLLDLKDLKALLGHLKDNPQVLGEDAALFTSTSAQALLRRLASLEQQGAEALFGEPALQLEDLLHPDRDGRGRVHLLDASRLVHEAPKVYATFLLWLLAELFEQLPERGDADKPLLALFFDEAHLLFQGTPKALQERLEQVVRLIRSKGVGVYFVTQSPGDLPDDVLAQLGLRIQHGLRAFTAKEQKALRAVADGFRPNPAFNTLSVLTELGIGEALVGTLEEKGTPAMVQRVAIAPPQSRIGPLSDAERAALVRQSSLAGRYDKPVDRESAYELLNARAEQARDAAPAKAAGKQQVEPGLGDMASDLLGSAMKSALRQAANQLGRQLVRGLMGSLMGGKKR is encoded by the coding sequence ATGCCTTTGATTTCGCAGTTTGTATTGGGTGCTGGCAGTGATGGGCAGGCGGTGGCGCAACCGTTGCGCCTGGCCAATCGTCACGGGCTGATCGCGGGCGCAACCGGTACCGGTAAAACGGTGACCCTGCAGCGCCTGATCGAGACTTTCAGCGATGCCGGTGTGGCGGTATTCGCGGCTGATGTCAAAGGTGACCTGTGTGGCCTCGGCGCCGCCGGTGCGCCGCAGGGCAAGGTCGCCGAGCGTATCGCCAGCATGCCCTGGCTCAACCACCAACCGCAGGCTTATCCGGTGACCCTGTGGGACGTGCATGGACTGAGCGGCCACCCTTTGCGCACCACGCTCAGCGAGATGGGGCCCCTGTTGCTTGGTGCGCTGCTGGAGTTGACCGACAGTCAGCAGGCTGCACTCTATGCTGCCTTCAAGGTGGCGGATCGCGAAGGATTGCTGCTGCTCGATCTGAAGGATCTGAAAGCGCTGCTTGGCCATCTCAAGGACAACCCGCAGGTGCTCGGGGAAGACGCTGCGTTGTTTACCAGCACCTCGGCGCAGGCATTGTTACGCCGTTTGGCCAGTCTGGAGCAGCAGGGTGCCGAAGCCCTGTTCGGTGAGCCGGCGTTGCAGCTCGAAGACCTGTTGCACCCGGATCGTGATGGCCGAGGCCGCGTGCATCTGCTCGATGCCTCGCGCCTGGTGCATGAGGCGCCCAAGGTCTACGCAACCTTTCTGTTATGGCTGCTGGCCGAGTTGTTTGAGCAGTTGCCGGAGCGTGGCGATGCCGACAAGCCGCTGCTGGCGCTGTTCTTCGATGAGGCGCATCTGCTCTTTCAGGGTACGCCCAAGGCGCTGCAGGAACGTCTGGAGCAAGTGGTGCGACTGATTCGCTCCAAAGGGGTCGGCGTGTATTTCGTCACCCAGTCGCCGGGTGATTTACCTGATGATGTGCTGGCCCAGCTCGGCCTGCGCATTCAGCATGGTCTGCGCGCCTTCACGGCCAAGGAGCAGAAGGCTCTGCGCGCCGTGGCTGATGGCTTTCGCCCGAACCCGGCGTTCAACACGCTCAGCGTACTCACCGAGTTGGGTATCGGCGAAGCGCTGGTTGGCACGCTGGAGGAGAAGGGCACGCCGGCCATGGTCCAGCGCGTGGCCATCGCGCCGCCGCAGTCACGTATCGGCCCGCTGAGCGATGCCGAACGTGCCGCGCTGGTGCGCCAGTCATCGCTGGCGGGGCGCTATGACAAGCCTGTCGACCGCGAGTCGGCCTACGAGCTGCTCAACGCTCGTGCCGAACAGGCTCGTGATGCCGCGCCAGCCAAGGCAGCAGGAAAACAGCAGGTAGAGCCAGGGCTGGGCGATATGGCCAGCGATCTACTGGGCAGCGCCATGAAAAGTGCCTTGCGTCAGGCGGCCAACCAGCTAGGCCGGCAACTGGTGCGCGGACTGATGGGGTCGTTGATGGGGGGCAAGAAGCGCTAG
- a CDS encoding FadR/GntR family transcriptional regulator, whose amino-acid sequence MDTQNAQPRARRKHRSLAQELVAELSQRIRDGLIKRGEKLPTESAIMEEQGVSRTVVREALSRLQAAGLVETRHGIGTFVLDTPSASGFRIDPATIVTLHDVLAILELRISLEVESAGMAAARRTDAQLKAIREALDAINESAAHASDAVSSDFQFHLRIAEATGNRYFTDILSHLGTSIIPRTRVNSASLARDDQSHYMARLEREHEQIFEAIARQDAEAARAAMRLHLTNSRERLRQAHEAAEAEALHG is encoded by the coding sequence ATGGATACGCAAAACGCTCAACCTCGTGCTCGTCGCAAACACCGCAGCCTGGCTCAGGAATTAGTGGCCGAGCTGTCGCAGCGCATTCGTGATGGGCTGATCAAGCGCGGTGAGAAGCTGCCGACCGAATCGGCGATCATGGAGGAACAGGGCGTCAGCCGTACGGTGGTACGCGAGGCCTTGTCGCGTTTGCAGGCTGCCGGCCTGGTGGAGACGCGTCACGGCATTGGCACCTTCGTGCTGGACACGCCCAGTGCCAGTGGTTTTCGCATCGACCCGGCGACCATCGTCACCCTGCACGACGTGCTGGCCATTCTCGAGCTGCGTATCAGCCTCGAGGTCGAGTCTGCGGGCATGGCGGCGGCGCGTCGTACCGATGCACAGCTCAAGGCCATCCGTGAGGCACTGGATGCCATCAACGAAAGTGCCGCGCATGCCAGTGATGCAGTGTCCTCGGACTTCCAGTTTCACCTACGCATTGCCGAGGCCACCGGTAACCGTTATTTCACCGATATCCTCAGCCATCTGGGCACCAGTATCATCCCGCGGACCCGGGTCAATTCCGCCAGCCTGGCGCGTGATGACCAGAGCCATTACATGGCGCGCCTGGAGCGTGAGCACGAGCAGATCTTCGAGGCCATTGCGCGTCAGGATGCCGAAGCGGCGCGTGCGGCCATGCGTCTGCACCTGACCAACAGCCGCGAGCGCTTGCGTCAGGCGCACGAAGCGGCCGAGGCTGAAGCGCTGCACGGCTGA
- a CDS encoding EamA family transporter: MPGSTPFPRHIAVLILASLACSFAGNHIAARIAFDHDTGLLLAMLARAGVTLLVLVALVLWRRESLKLGRATWGWQILLGLLIAIQSFCIYSAVSRIPVALALLVVNLSPILLALLTWALGGPAPTRQALGIMGVILFGLVLVLDVPGRLSSSAAPDGEWIAGILFSLTAAGVFAVALWITEHRLSSLAGSVRSMLTLAVVFSASTLLGASGLIPGGLSLPSASVGWIALACLVLLYGAAFSALFICMPRLNIARNAPVMNMEPVAGMILGWLILGQVLGALQVVGGLVVVSGIVALAYRR; this comes from the coding sequence ATGCCAGGTTCCACCCCATTTCCCCGTCACATCGCCGTTCTGATCCTCGCGTCGCTGGCCTGCTCGTTTGCCGGCAACCATATCGCCGCGCGGATCGCCTTCGACCACGACACAGGCCTGCTCCTGGCGATGCTCGCGCGCGCCGGCGTGACCCTGCTGGTACTGGTCGCGCTGGTGCTGTGGCGACGCGAGTCGTTGAAACTGGGGCGGGCCACCTGGGGCTGGCAGATTCTTCTGGGCCTGCTGATCGCCATCCAGAGCTTCTGCATCTACTCGGCCGTGTCGCGCATTCCGGTGGCACTGGCGCTGCTGGTGGTGAACCTGTCGCCGATTCTTCTGGCCTTGCTCACCTGGGCGCTTGGCGGCCCGGCACCGACGCGCCAGGCGCTGGGGATCATGGGCGTTATCCTGTTCGGCTTGGTACTGGTGCTCGACGTGCCCGGACGCCTGAGCAGCAGCGCCGCGCCGGATGGCGAATGGATCGCCGGCATTCTGTTCAGCCTGACCGCTGCCGGGGTGTTTGCCGTCGCCCTGTGGATCACCGAACACCGTCTCTCCAGCCTGGCCGGCTCGGTACGCAGTATGCTGACCCTGGCGGTGGTGTTCAGCGCCTCCACCCTGCTCGGCGCCAGCGGCCTGATTCCGGGCGGCTTGAGCCTGCCCAGTGCAAGCGTCGGCTGGATCGCACTGGCCTGCCTGGTGCTGCTCTATGGTGCCGCCTTCTCCGCCCTATTCATCTGCATGCCACGCCTGAACATCGCGCGTAATGCACCGGTCATGAACATGGAGCCGGTGGCCGGCATGATCCTCGGCTGGCTGATCCTGGGCCAGGTATTGGGGGCACTGCAGGTGGTCGGCGGCCTGGTCGTGGTCAGCGGCATCGTCGCCCTGGCCTATCGCCGCTAA
- a CDS encoding DUF1513 domain-containing protein, translating into MRRRAFLGLGAAAAGLAAAGAFGGWTWFGPAGQPLLLSARDDGDGRHYAVGYRLDGQRAFATPVNERCHDVVPHPGLPLALFVGRRPSTESYLIDTRDGRLLQTLQTPADRHFNGHAVFHKDGEWLYSTENDTREPGRGVLGVYRLQGEQLLRNGEHSTHGVGPHQLLWMPDGETLVVANGGIRTEAESRVEMNLDAMQASLALMQRDGSLVSQEYLADRQNSIRHLAVARDGTVVSGQQYMGDMHDAVPLLAIKRPGQPYQPFALGEVQRAAMNQYTASVAIHDELRLLAMTAPRGNRFFIWDLDSAQVRLDVPLADCAGVGAVADGFVVTSGQGRCRLYDCSGERILAKALELPAGLWDNHLRLA; encoded by the coding sequence ATGCGCCGCAGAGCCTTCCTCGGCCTTGGCGCCGCCGCTGCCGGCCTGGCGGCCGCCGGTGCTTTCGGCGGCTGGACGTGGTTCGGCCCGGCGGGACAACCGCTGTTGTTATCGGCCCGCGATGACGGCGATGGCAGGCACTATGCCGTCGGCTATCGCCTCGATGGCCAGCGCGCCTTTGCCACCCCGGTGAACGAACGCTGCCATGACGTGGTGCCGCACCCCGGCTTGCCCCTGGCGCTGTTCGTCGGCCGCCGCCCGAGCACCGAGAGCTACCTGATCGACACCCGCGACGGCCGCCTGCTGCAAACGCTGCAGACACCGGCCGACCGGCACTTCAACGGCCATGCGGTGTTCCACAAAGACGGTGAGTGGCTGTACAGCACCGAGAACGATACCCGCGAGCCGGGTCGCGGCGTACTCGGCGTCTATCGCCTGCAGGGCGAGCAACTGCTGCGTAATGGCGAACACAGCACGCATGGCGTCGGCCCGCACCAACTGCTGTGGATGCCCGATGGCGAAACCCTGGTGGTGGCCAACGGCGGCATCCGCACCGAAGCGGAAAGCCGTGTGGAGATGAACCTAGACGCCATGCAGGCCAGCCTGGCGCTGATGCAGCGCGACGGCAGCCTGGTCAGCCAGGAGTACCTGGCCGATCGGCAGAACAGCATCCGCCACCTGGCTGTCGCGCGCGACGGCACCGTGGTCAGCGGCCAACAGTACATGGGCGACATGCACGATGCCGTACCGCTGCTGGCAATCAAGCGCCCCGGCCAGCCGTATCAACCTTTCGCCCTCGGCGAAGTGCAGCGTGCGGCGATGAACCAGTACACCGCCAGCGTGGCCATCCACGACGAGCTGCGCCTGCTGGCGATGACCGCACCGCGCGGCAACCGTTTCTTCATCTGGGATCTGGACAGCGCCCAGGTGCGTCTCGACGTGCCGCTAGCGGACTGCGCAGGCGTGGGTGCGGTCGCCGACGGCTTCGTCGTCACCTCCGGCCAGGGCCGCTGCAGGCTCTACGACTGCAGCGGCGAGCGCATCCTGGCCAAGGCACTGGAGTTGCCGGCCGGCCTGTGGGACAACCATCTGCGTCTGGCCTGA
- a CDS encoding imelysin family protein, with amino-acid sequence MLHRTLIASLLGLALVGCGQQDPRAKVSAALADGVLLPAYNSWQEADRQLAVNAEAFCAGNADLGTARQAFLGAQSAWAGLQPLLVGPLAEGNRAWQIQFWPDKKNLVQRQVEALLKSKPQLNNDDLAKASVVVQGLTAYEYMLFDPALDLTQAEQKARYCPLLQAIGQHQQALAVQIMDEWQGKPGMAEQLKTFPNERYADANEAIADLLRVQVTALDGLKKKLGAPMGRQSKGIPQPYQAEAWRSAASLANLGAALANAELLWHGSNRDGIQTLLGDDQADLANRIDAAYQDTRQRLAALDKPLGDLLADEAGRAALNELYDSLNRLHRLQESELAKALDVQIGFNAHDGD; translated from the coding sequence ATGTTGCATAGAACCCTGATCGCCTCACTGCTAGGCCTGGCCCTGGTCGGTTGCGGCCAGCAGGATCCTCGCGCCAAGGTCAGCGCAGCGTTGGCCGACGGCGTATTGCTGCCGGCCTACAACAGCTGGCAGGAAGCTGATCGTCAGTTGGCTGTGAATGCCGAGGCGTTCTGCGCCGGCAATGCCGACCTGGGCACCGCGCGCCAGGCCTTCCTCGGTGCGCAGAGTGCCTGGGCCGGTTTGCAGCCCTTGCTGGTGGGGCCGCTGGCCGAAGGCAATCGTGCCTGGCAGATCCAGTTCTGGCCGGACAAGAAGAACCTGGTGCAGCGTCAGGTCGAGGCCCTGCTCAAGAGCAAGCCGCAACTGAACAACGATGACCTGGCCAAGGCCAGCGTGGTGGTGCAAGGGCTGACGGCCTACGAATACATGCTGTTCGACCCGGCGCTGGATCTCACTCAAGCCGAACAGAAAGCGCGCTACTGCCCATTGCTGCAAGCCATCGGCCAACACCAGCAGGCCCTGGCAGTGCAGATCATGGATGAGTGGCAAGGCAAACCGGGCATGGCCGAACAGCTCAAGACATTCCCCAACGAACGCTACGCCGATGCCAACGAAGCCATCGCCGACCTGCTGCGCGTACAGGTCACTGCACTCGATGGCCTGAAGAAAAAACTCGGCGCGCCCATGGGCCGGCAGAGCAAAGGCATCCCTCAGCCCTACCAGGCCGAGGCCTGGCGCAGCGCCGCCAGCCTGGCCAACCTGGGCGCGGCACTGGCCAATGCCGAACTGCTCTGGCACGGCAGTAACCGTGACGGCATCCAGACCCTGCTGGGCGACGATCAGGCTGACCTGGCCAACCGCATCGACGCCGCTTACCAGGACACCCGCCAGCGCCTGGCCGCACTCGACAAGCCACTGGGCGACTTGCTGGCCGATGAAGCCGGTCGCGCAGCCCTGAACGAGCTGTACGACAGCCTCAATCGCCTGCATCGCCTGCAGGAAAGCGAGCTGGCCAAGGCGCTCGACGTACAGATCGGCTTCAACGCCCACGACGGGGACTGA